The genomic DNA TGGTGCCGCCAGACTTATTTGGTTTCGGATTCCTCACTTTTAGTATTGGCCAGCGAGCCCTATGATCCCGGATCATATGTCTCGACCTGGAATTAAGACATATGCGAAATCCCCCCCGAATTGCCATCCTTGGTGCTGGAATCATGGGCTGCTCTGCAGCGCTGTTTTTTGCCCGCAAAGGGATCGAAGTATCCATCTTCGATATGGCTGAACAACCGTTCAGTGCGGCAAGCCGATGGAACGAAGGAAAAATCCACTTGGGGTGCCTCTACAGCGCAGATCCATCGCTAAGCACGGCGGATCATGTGATTCCCGGCGGTCTCAGATTTCGGCCATTGATAGAGGAATTGATCGGCACGTCCCTCGCTCCGGCCATTACCTCCGAAGACGACCTGTTTTTTTGCCATCGCAAATCCGTGACTTCAGCATCGGAAATGAAGACGTACATGGAGAAAGTCGTTGAGCGCGTGCGATCCCACCCAGATGCAGCGCGATATCTAGCAGATGCGTCTGAAAGTCGGATTCACCAGCTGAGCTCTTCCGAACTGGCTGGCTTCACATCGTCGCCAGATATTGTTGCAGGCTTTCGGGTTCCAGAAAGATCCGTTGATACCAATTGGGTCGCTGAGCGGTTTATACCGGCGATGGGCGCTGAAAAATTGATTCAACAATTTATGGGAACCCGTGTCATGGCTGCACGGCCCGCAGAGGTTGGAATCAACGGCACGTGGAAAATAGAGACTTCCGCAGGCATATTTGGCCCATACGACTACATAATAAACTCGCTCTGGCAAGGTCGTTTAGCGATAGATCGAACTGCGGGGCTAGAGCCGACAGGAGTTTGGTCGAACAGATACCGTCAATCGCTTTTCTTACGCACTGCAGAACCGGTTCATACTCCTTGCGCTGTCATCGCCACCGGACCATTCGGAGACATAAAAAACTACAACGGGCGTGATTTTTACCTCTCTTGGTATCCCGATGGTTTGCGTGTAGACAGCTCTGACATTTCACCACCGGAGCCTCATTTAGCTTCCAAAGATGCTGAGGATATATCGAATTCCATTCTCAATCATCTTCAAGCCTTATTGCCGTGGGTAGCGAAAATCCGCGAGCAAGCAGAGCGTTCCACCCTTGAAGGTGGATGGGTTTTTGCCGCCGGCCAAGGAGCACTTTCGGATCGAAAATCAACGCTGCACCGCCGTTCTGATTATGGAACCACAAAATTGGGGAACTATATTTCCATCGACACTGGAAAATACTCAACGGCGCCCGCCCTGGCTCAGGCACTGGTAGAAAATATCATATGAACGTGGAATAACTATCACATTTCGGTGTGATTGATAGTTTCTAAAAATTCCCTTGATTGCTTACCACCGCAGGCAGCGAGCGGCGTCGAGCAAACGACAGCCGCTGCGAACGCTCCTCATCCGACAGCACCAGTTCAGTCTTCGGTCTGCCTGTCCTCATCGCGGTATCTCCGTTTCAAAGATACCTCACTGGTACGCGCGATAAGTACAAGTTGTTCACGAGACGGGGCACCAGTCCACAGAACGGCTATTGCAGCCA from Acidovorax sp. A79 includes the following:
- a CDS encoding FAD-dependent oxidoreductase, which codes for MRNPPRIAILGAGIMGCSAALFFARKGIEVSIFDMAEQPFSAASRWNEGKIHLGCLYSADPSLSTADHVIPGGLRFRPLIEELIGTSLAPAITSEDDLFFCHRKSVTSASEMKTYMEKVVERVRSHPDAARYLADASESRIHQLSSSELAGFTSSPDIVAGFRVPERSVDTNWVAERFIPAMGAEKLIQQFMGTRVMAARPAEVGINGTWKIETSAGIFGPYDYIINSLWQGRLAIDRTAGLEPTGVWSNRYRQSLFLRTAEPVHTPCAVIATGPFGDIKNYNGRDFYLSWYPDGLRVDSSDISPPEPHLASKDAEDISNSILNHLQALLPWVAKIREQAERSTLEGGWVFAAGQGALSDRKSTLHRRSDYGTTKLGNYISIDTGKYSTAPALAQALVENII